A region of the Methanobacterium sp. genome:
CGCAACACCCAAAACAGACTTATAATTACCAGGATTAACATAATGAACATCAGCAAAAACCACACCACTACAAAAAGAAGATGCAATAATTAAAAACAACACCGATACAATACAAAACCTAAAATTCATAATACAATAATAATACAATAACAAATAAATACTTAACGGTAATGACTTTATATAACCACAAAAAACAAATCAAAATAGACTTAATTTTTACATTTAATAAATTTAATTTCATTTGCTTGAAATCTTATAAAAAGTGGCTTTTTTATAGTTTACAAGCTTCATTTTATTTGAATTTATAAATTCAGTTGAAAATGGTTTTATTATAACATCTGCGCCGATATTTTCGGCTAATTTTATTATATGGGGCTGTAATTCTGGTTGAGGTCTTATAGAATAGATTAGGGACGATCCCTCATATATTTTTAAGTCAGGATTACTAATATCATCTTGAATAACCTCTTTAGAAATAGATTTAATATCTGTCATGACAATAGATGAATTAAGGTTTTCCTTTAAAGTTAAGGCAACTTTATGGAAGTTTCCAACGCCAACTTCTACTATCTTATTTGCATTGGCGTAGTTATTGATGATATATTGAGCTAAGTCTTCCCACATTTCTATCACGGAGATATTTATGATAATAAGAGAGTTTAAACGTCCAGATCTTAAAAGAGTTCTGGAAATTGAAACAGCATCTTTTGATGATCCTTATCCTGCAAGCATTCTTATAGATGTTTATAATTTAGGGGCTGGATTTTTAGTGGCCCAGCAAGATAATATGGTGGTAGGATATATTATATTTTGGATCAGGTATGAAGATGAAGGCCATATAATTTCACTTGCTGTAGACAAAAAATATAGAAAAAAAAGCGTAGGAAATGAGCTTGTAGGTTATGCAGTAAATATCTTTGATAAATGCCATGTAAGAGATATAAAACTTGAAGTTAGGGCTGGAAACAAGGGTGCAAGGAAATTCTATAA
Encoded here:
- the rimI gene encoding ribosomal protein S18-alanine N-acetyltransferase, with protein sequence MIIREFKRPDLKRVLEIETASFDDPYPASILIDVYNLGAGFLVAQQDNMVVGYIIFWIRYEDEGHIISLAVDKKYRKKSVGNELVGYAVNIFDKCHVRDIKLEVRAGNKGARKFYKKLGFNEKEIINNYYEDGEDAVVMKKDMKKTP